ATAAGTTTTAGGTTTTGCAAAGAAATCTGtgtataaaaacaaagaattttcgTCTCGACAGATCTATTCATCGTGCAACATATAAGTGTGTGCCATCTACATTGCGACAGATGTATTCCTcgtatttaacaaataaatgtgTTAGAGAGACACCTGACATATGCCGCCATGTGTGTTGCAAGATTGACATGTGAAATTTTCAAATGATCGTTTGAGTTTTGTTAATGACTTCGACACCTACGACCGCGCCTAGTCTAAGGATTGGATTCAAACGATGTTTCCTTATGGATCAGTTTGTGGTTGAATGTTTGCTTCGTTGTGGTTATTGGTTTCATTGCAATCGGATGGTTGCTGGTTGGTGTTATTTTCATCTACATCTCCTCGATAAAACCGCGCAGCTTGTCAATGAATGGGCGGCGGTAGGCTCTCGAATGCGCCATTTCTAGCTTATACCACTTGTCGAACGACTCCTTGGGGATCACCTCGCTCTCGTACAGCACGCTGAACGTGCTGCAGATAGTTTCGCCGGCGGCCATCTCGTCCTCGAACTCGGTCATAAAGTGCTGCTGCAGAGAGTCCACAGCCTCGTCAATGCAAGCGATCTCCAGCGCCTCCTGGGCGTCGATACACAGTCGCAGTAGTGGAGTGCAACTGTTCCGGAAGCTCTCGGTGTTCAGCTGCAGCGGTCTAGAGTTGCcgccgcttttgttgttgttgtgggtATTTGTCATCACAGTTAGGGCGAAATCACAGCACAGGAATCTAGTGAGCTGCCTCACAAAGTTGTCATTGATGGCTACATTGGTGTTTATGTAGTCGATGGCCATGTCGCAGGACATTGCTAACAGGTGTCTAATCCGCTCTACGTGCTCCACCGGCGAACGTGGAGTTGTGGGCGCCTTAGCTTTGCAATGTCCTTGACTCTGTCCGGGTCCGTTGTCCAGGAAGTAAAAACTATGCGACTGCACAAACTCCCGATACTTGCGCACGTCGCTCCAGAAAAGCTGACCTCGATCTAGCTTGTAGTCGTTGTGCCACAACTTGCGGGCATAGGCGGCTCCGAATTCATGAACAAAGTAGCTGACGAAGGCGTGCACAAAGCGCTCGGCAAAGAAGAAGTCATCCAGCCAGCGCCGCTGCCAAATATCTTTAAGGTCCAATTGGCCCGAGTGTATGATGGGTCCCAGGAACTCGAATACATATCCCCAGCCGTTAGGTACATCCACTAGCAGATCGGGAAAATCGTCGCCGAACCGAGAGTACGCCTTATCGAAAATATCCTTCTCCACGGCTTCCTTGTCCATTAGGTAAGCAAAAACATTGCCGCAGGCCTGCCGCTGCTGACGCTTCACCGTAGACTTGTGCAGGTAGTCAGTCAGTAAGTAGAGCAAAGTCTTCGATTGTTGCGAGCCGCTATGCGAACGCCATATGCCCAGAACTTCCGGTTTCCAGTCGCGTGTGTTGAGAGCCTCCTCGACAAGCTTGATGATGAGCTCCTGGCATTGCTTACCATCGAATGCGTCATCTACTTCCGCATTGCTTCTGCTACCGCCTGCAGGGGCAATAGCAGTGCCCATGGCCGTCGGAGGCTGCTGATACGGCAAGAATCTGTAGTTTTGCCCCGGTCGTTTCAACAAGGATGTAGGCGGAGGCGCAGTTGATGCATTTACTTGCGTCGAACTGACCGGACGGTTACCGGCATTGCGCCACTGGTAGTGCGAAGAGTTGCCTAGCTTAGCAATCGAATCGTCGGTGGCACTGCTGTTGCTAAATCGCAACTTGCTGGGATCTATGCTCAGGGTCTGATTCTCGTGATGCTGTTTGTTCGGCATCTTCTGCATGAAATAGTTTCCGCCATCGTGACCGTGCTGGTTATGATGCTtttgctgctggtgatgaGTGGACTGCTGGTGCTGATTCATGCCACCTCCACGCCCACTGCTAGTGCTGTGGTGGGACTGATCCTTAGAGTCGTCGTGCTGCTTGTGCCGCTGACCGCGTGCGGCCTGCTGTCCTGACTGATGCGTTGCCGGCTGATCCCAGTTGCGCAGCCTCAGGTCGAGCACATCTTGCATCATAAACCGCACTCGACTGCTGATCTTAATGTGGACCTGTTGGCGGTGCGACGTTCCTCGGGAACGGTTTATAATGTCCTGGATGCGGCGAAATATCTTCTCAATGCGATCCCTCAGCTGGTATTGCTCCGGCAGACTAGCTTCCAGCAGATGGCCCACTGTGGTCAGTAGCTTGCACATATACTCCAGTTTCTCCTCACACCCGTGTTCGAGTAGCGACTCCACGCAATTGAGAACTCGATCGTTGGTCAGCGACTGCAGCTTAAAAAGCTCGCCGATGAAACGAACAGTACCCCAAGCTCGTCGTCTGAACTGGTATTCCAGATCCTCCATTTCGGCGCGCAGCTCCGCTTTTCTTGCTGGGTCCGAGCACTGGCTGATCCGCTCCATTGTTGGCTGCAGCTTCTTGGACTTTGCGTTGGCATCATTTACATTTGATTCAAACTCATGCTGAATGCGCGTGATCAATGAGCTGGTGAAAAGGGACTTGTTTTCGGCCTTGATTTCGTGGAAAAGTACTTTGCAGAAGCGGGCATATGTGGGTGCAAAGTTCGGTTCACTAATTGTCTTCTCAAAGATCAGCAGCATGACCTGAAATAAATTTATCGatacaatttttcaattagttttCCATACTAATAATATCAACACATTAAGTTTaaagcatatatgtatgtacatatgaaaCTTACGTTTGTCATTTTCGCCTCGTTGTCCATCTTAATGCTAGACATCTCCTTAAGCAGCACCTCAAAGTTATCCGGCGTAAGTTTATTAAGAATACCGCGCACCTTTTTCAGCACTCCCTCGACATCGTCGTCTTCATCCTGACCACCGGCCATTGAGACGCGACGCAGAGTACCCGGTTGCCATGCATTCTCGCACTCGGATAGCTTGATCTCCTCCTTAAGAGATAGCTGCACCCGAATGATGTCCGTGTGCCGCTGACTGGAGCTCGAGAttccacctcctccgccacTTCCAATGTTGCCCATACCACTGGAGCCGCCCATTTGCTGATGCCCGTCGTGGTGCTTCTTGTTGGGTCCGTGACCACGACCACGCTTACCAGGCACATAGTCCAATGATTCGTTAAAGCTCATATGCTGGTACTGCTGGATGTGCTGGCCGTGACCATGgtgctgttgcggctgctgttggCGCGACACGAACAGCTGAGAGATGCAGTCGCCTTTCTGGCAGGGCACCAGAGGTGGCTTACGTGAGTCTCTTCGCTTGGAAAGCTCACGTAGGGTTTCAATGCTGTAGCGATAGTTCTTGGGGACCTGGGGAGCGGGACTCGGGCTGGTGCTCTCCGACTTGAGCCCTTTTTGTTGACTGTTTTTGGGGGATCCCGGTCCCGAGTCGGTTGTCTCATGTACCGGAGAGCTTTTCTTGCTTCCTGCTCCCTTCTCTCCTGAAAGTGGTTCGCCAACCTTGGGAGCACAGTCCACATTATCTGCACTCTTGCTGCTTTGCGAAGAGTCATCCTCCGCCGCCTTACTAATCGTGGAACTTGACCATGTGGAGCTGCATATGAAACCTGTGTCGTGGCGTGGCTCCTCATGAAAATCACCAAACTTGATTTCGACCTCAACATTCTCCTCCGTATTGGCCACTCCCACAGAGCTCACCGGAACTGGCTCGTCTTCCTCGCAAACGGAGCTACTACTGTTGAGGAATTGCAGCTGTTGCGTCTCCGAGGGCTCGACAGATGTGTTGGGGCTGTCCAGGAACTTGGCCACAATCTCTTCGTTGGCTAAATGCTTCTCCGACTTTCCTCCGGTAACATTCGACGTGCTGTCGTCTTTGCTGTCAGctgggaaaaaaaatttaaatttaactaatGCAAAGTATCGCCTTGTGACAAAATCATAAAATCTATTCATTATCACGAAAAATCAAATTCTTGGGAAAAAAGGCGCGCACAATTTACAGCTGCGAACATAAGGTTTCTGCACAGATTCTATTCGGTATATAAACAGCTATCGATAATTTCGCGGAAAAGAACAAGAAGAcagtttttttgtttcattttttactCACATTCAGGATCGCTGTCCACCTCAGCTGCGATGTCATCctcattattgttgttgttgctcgtCAATTGCTCCTTGGGACTGAGCATGGGTTTTTTGTCTCTTAGAATAGAACTTACTTTAGGATTATTACTAGTTGCACTAAGCGTATCAGTCGTCGGTTGCGCCGTCGCCTTGTCATCGACAGCCGCCGTTCCTTGTTTGGTTGTGGGTGCTGTTGCCGTGGTTGTGGTCAGTGTGGTTATTGATGTTGTGGTCACTGTGGCAGCATTGTTGTTAATTGTGTTAATTTCTGGCGCGgcgttgccattgccattgccactgGCCTTGCCATTGTTGTTCTGGCCTTGAGTGCTTGTGGTGCTTGTTATCGAggatttctgttttttcttctCTAGCTCCTTGGCCCGTTTTTGGGCCTTTTTCTGCTTCTTGGAGCTAGTAGTGTTGGTTATGTTTGTGGTGCCGGCTAGCAGCGTAACGGCGGCCGAGATTCGTGAAGCAGTCGGTGGTAATGCTGCAGTTGATGGTCTTCCTGGAATCTGCTTTCCCTGCTGCAGATTGTTAACAGGCTGCTGTTGAAGCTGTCTGGATGCGTGGGTCGGTGTCGATGCTGTCGACGAGGAGGCACCCGAGCTCGTCGTTGTCGAGGTGGCTGCTTGAACACTCGACTTTCTGTTGGGTGAACCCGCTGTTGTCTTAGCCGGCGCTGGAACAGCTGTGGTAGCTATCGACTTGGTTGGCTTCTGCTGGGCGACACGCGAAGCTGGTGGCGGTGTCGAGGGTCCAGCTGGTGTTAGCATCGACTGGCCTCTGGACAGGATGGAGATGCCTGGGCCACCGCTGGCTGCTGCCTCAGCAACGTCATTCGCAATGGATGTGGGCGTAGCTGTACCTGCAAGCAATCAGTTTAGTTGACGTTAAAGTATTTAACTTCACAATACATACTTTGTTTGTTGGCCGATTTGGGGCGCTGCTTTTTGGCTTGCTCTTGGAAAAGAACTGGCTGCTGAGATGCGTCGGTGGCATCGGACAGATTTAAATCCGATTGTACCAGCGGCAGGCTATCGTGGGTCTCCGTGACATTGTCCACTGCAAGAGGAATCATTAAAATTTTGACACTTGAAGTCCGGCTAACTTCAATTTGGAGGTATATTTCTAACATTGTATTGAAAACGATACTAAGATGCTTTACTTCGTTTACAAATACgttacttaaataaaatatggcCATTTTTATGAACTCACCGTCACTATACTGCCAGAAGCTTAGATGGTCGTCTGTGTTCCCCGAATGGGCGAGAATGTCTTTCACAATAACGCTGATCTGATCCTTATCCGTTGTTTTGGGTATTGGTGATTGGGCGACAGATTCTTCGCTATACAGCGCCTCTGGCGCCACCTTCTCCAAGGAAACGGAATGACTGATAGAAGTCGCCGACTTCACAGTCTGCATCTGCTGATCGACCATTGCGCCAGACAACAGCGATGACGCCGAGCCAGAGTCCATAAGGATGGGCGCCTGGTACAGGCACATGGTACTATCCGAGTCCAGAGCTGTATCCAGAGCTGTGTGCTGTGTTAGTGTCGAGTTTGAGTCCTTTTTTATAAAAACCGATCTtttccatccatccatcaCATTCTCCATGGTATCAGGATGGATGATGGGAATGGCGTATTTGCGCTTGCATACCTTATCGCTGTTGGCCCCCAGTTGCGGTGCTGCTGTTACTGGAGGAGTTGGAAGCGAGGTGGTTGAAAAGCCACTGGCCACCGCGGGAACTCCAGTCACACTTGGGACACTAGGTAAGGTGGTGGCGCTGTTGCTCTGCAAATGCGGAGCAAATGTATGCAATCCACCCGGCGCTTGAGGTGGCGGAGCCGGCATTCCAGCCGGAGCCAAAATGGGGGTCGTCATCCCGGCTGGCGTTCCCAATGCCAAACTGGGCATATAGGTGTGCGGCGGCAGATGAAAAGCAGCAGCTCCGTTCAGGGCACCGCTGCGCGAGTTCATCATGGGAGCCACAGTTGTCGGAGCAGGACGTTGGGCATTTCCCGGTGCCATGGCATATGTGGTAAAGTAGTTGGCATGCTGGGCGGTGGGTGTAGACCTTTGCCCGCCGCGCATATTGCCACGATGTGAATTGGCACCGCTAACCACATTGTTTCCAGCAGTTTGAAGTTGGTAGTAAGTTATCGTCTGCGCTTGGCCAGCTCCCGTTGCACCGCCTGGACCTTGTTGTTGACCATTTGGCGGAAGCGGCTTCTGTTGTGAATGAGGTGGCGGCGCAGTCGCATAAAATGGAGCTCCAGCCGCTCCGTTAGTGGGAAAGGTCACAGCAGGCTGCATGCCCATCAGGGGTCCGGCCGGATTAAAGGGTATATAGGCTGCGGAAATATAGGGAGCAGCCGCTCCGCCCGCATTTCCGCCGGCAGGTGCGATCAGGCCAGCTGATTGTGGGAAGTGGGGTGGTAGAGTTGGGTTGCTCAGAGCACGGGATAGATTCGCCCCAGGCGCCACGCCATTTGCTCCACCATGATGACCACCACTAAGTGGATGTACCAACGAGTTGGAGCTGGCGGCGGCGCTCAGTTGGAGGGCAGCGCCGCCGCCATTGGCATTGTTGTTAACCGCCGCGGAATGGGCGGCGTAGGACGGCTGGGTCTTGTAGTAGATGACCGGCTGATGATGCGCCTGGGCCTGGGCTTGcacctgttgttgttgctgctgttgctgttggatGTGCTGCTGGAgatgggcggcggcggctgcttgttgttggtgttgctgttgcagcaagtgttgctgctggtggtggtgcagacCGCTGTGGTTCGGGACGAACACTGTGTGGgactgctgttgctcctgctgctgctgttgctgctgctggaggtgATGGTGATGCGAGTGCGCCGTCTGGTGATGCTGGGCTTGATGGTTGTGGTTCTGCTGATGTGTCGACTGTGGCCTGGTTCCCTTCCCACCCCCTCCCTGTTGTGGGAACATAGGAGGACCTTCGATGGAtctgcacacgcacacaatcGCACGGTCACACGCACAGGCACACACGGAGAGTTAAGAAAACCGCGGCCGGAGCAAAACAGATGTACAAATCGTAATGTTAGTAAGATggaaatgaaagtgaaaatggagatggtgatggcgatgtGGGGAAATGCTTGGCGTATTAGGGTTCCAGTCAAAGCCGTGAATACATGCGAATGAGAGTTACATCAAATGTGTGAAAAAGCAACCAAAAATCAGCATGCAAATCAGCACATCATGTGTTTAGATCTTATGACTAAGGGCTATTTAACGAATGCACTCCCTCTTTTACCCTTTGTTTGTCGCAGTTTCTTTCAATCAATTGAGCTCTTTAATTGGAATGTGGTGTATGATGTCACTCGCGGCACGGGCATACATCCAAAAATGCTTTCGAAGATGTCTCGACACCTTATCGTCCGTTTTTATCAATGGACTAGTCACTTGCGCAGCCCAAAACACGTAGATAGGTGACACACAGTAACAAGTGGCGCTATTAGTCAGTACTGGCCTTAAAGCGGAAAAAACACAAAGGCAGCCACAAAGAAGCAGCTGCCAGTGGGCGTGGGAGGTGAGCTATGGTCTGTTGTCGTCTGTATGGCTACAACCAGTTTGGCATTCCGTCAGCACTTCCATCGGCACAGTGGAGACCGCCAGAACTAGATCACTTAAAAGTGTTTACGATATGactttttctttagttttgatACGACCAAACGGAATttcattgttgttttgttaAGCAAGCGTACAACGCTGATTGATAAGAATATGCATACGAATATGAAGACGAACATTGGCCAGTATTCACTGTGCTGTGCTCTCTGCAGCTCTCTGCTGGCCTAGAAAACGCAACTCCGCTGCAGTTTGCGGCCAAGCACCTCCAAGCCAAAAGAAACCTGTTTTCCAGAAGAAGTTGGCGATGCAGCTCGAGTTCGTGCCTGCCTCTTTTCACTCGATGGCTCGATGGCAAGGAAAACGAAAACCTGGCTGGCAGATAGGTTCACTTGTTTCATGtttgtttgtaaacaaaacCAGTTGGACCAATGAGCGGGTGCTGCTCTAATTGGGACCGCGATCGCTTATTGGGAGTGCATTCGTACTGAAGATAGTGTTTAGTGGTAGGGTGAGCATTAAACTAATAAACCAACAAgtaatgcaaattgtttaaacaagcAAACCAAAACTCGGATGGGAGTGAGTTGTAAGTCAGATTTTAAAACTTACCGCTTCCTGTGCTGCTGGTTTTCTTGGAGATTCCCCACTATTCTAAGTGTATTCGATAAATCCTATTGCTTAGTTTGCCAACTCAGGGCCAGTGATAACGTTGAGATCCTAAGGTGGACCTGCCTTTAAGCCTATCCGGCTTCACTTGACACCTGGTCAAGCTCtacgcctcctcctcctgctgcttaTTTGCTCCTCCGCTGACAAAACGATTTCTTCCTACTTCCCGTGGACACTCGTCGTCGTGGTGATTGGCGCTATCCGGAATACTCCAATAGCTCAGATATTCCATGTATAAAAATACGCCAATTCTACGatgcacatgcacatccaCATTGGTGCAGACGAACGAGGGGCACGTACACGTACATGcgtacaaaaatatacaaaataacgTACGGCTAGTGCTAAAATTTCACGGTAATTTGTTCTGTAATTAAAGGCGTTAGAGGAAGTTAAAACGTATGCttaaattttgcaattacGAGGaatcaaaattacaatttgattACAATACTCTGAAATCCCGTGCAGCGCCTGCTACGAATTTATTCCCTCTCCTTGTCCAGCTGAGCAGCCTCAGCCCCGGATTGAGAATGTGAAATGGGCAGGCAAGTGCCAATTCGTTTTTGAGGTTGCTGGCAAGGGGAATTcagtttttcccttttcaactttttcactttttcagcTAATAGTTTTTCCTGCGAATGCGAGGcgttggtttttgttttttgccgTTTTGCCTTTTCGCcg
This genomic stretch from Drosophila yakuba strain Tai18E2 chromosome 3R, Prin_Dyak_Tai18E2_2.1, whole genome shotgun sequence harbors:
- the LOC6537943 gene encoding uncharacterized protein LOC6537943; the protein is MFPQQGGGGKGTRPQSTHQQNHNHQAQHHQTAHSHHHHLQQQQQQQQEQQQSHTVFVPNHSGLHHHQQQHLLQQQHQQQAAAAAHLQQHIQQQQQQQQQVQAQAQAHHQPVIYYKTQPSYAAHSAAVNNNANGGGAALQLSAAASSNSLVHPLSGGHHGGANGVAPGANLSRALSNPTLPPHFPQSAGLIAPAGGNAGGAAAPYISAAYIPFNPAGPLMGMQPAVTFPTNGAAGAPFYATAPPPHSQQKPLPPNGQQQGPGGATGAGQAQTITYYQLQTAGNNVVSGANSHRGNMRGGQRSTPTAQHANYFTTYAMAPGNAQRPAPTTVAPMMNSRSGALNGAAAFHLPPHTYMPSLALGTPAGMTTPILAPAGMPAPPPQAPGGLHTFAPHLQSNSATTLPSVPSVTGVPAVASGFSTTSLPTPPVTAAPQLGANSDKVCKRKYAIPIIHPDTMENVMDGWKRSVFIKKDSNSTLTQHTALDTALDSDSTMCLYQAPILMDSGSASSLLSGAMVDQQMQTVKSATSISHSVSLEKVAPEALYSEESVAQSPIPKTTDKDQISVIVKDILAHSGNTDDHLSFWQYSDVDNVTETHDSLPLVQSDLNLSDATDASQQPVLFQEQAKKQRPKSANKQSTATPTSIANDVAEAAASGGPGISILSRGQSMLTPAGPSTPPPASRVAQQKPTKSIATTAVPAPAKTTAGSPNRKSSVQAATSTTTSSGASSSTASTPTHASRQLQQQPVNNLQQGKQIPGRPSTAALPPTASRISAAVTLLAGTTNITNTTSSKKQKKAQKRAKELEKKKQKSSITSTTSTQGQNNNGKASGNGNGNAAPEINTINNNAATVTTTSITTLTTTTATAPTTKQGTAAVDDKATAQPTTDTLSATSNNPKVSSILRDKKPMLSPKEQLTSNNNNNEDDIAAEVDSDPESDSKDDSTSNVTGGKSEKHLANEEIVAKFLDSPNTSVEPSETQQLQFLNSSSSVCEEDEPVPVSSVGVANTEENVEVEIKFGDFHEEPRHDTGFICSSTWSSSTISKAAEDDSSQSSKSADNVDCAPKVGEPLSGEKGAGSKKSSPVHETTDSGPGSPKNSQQKGLKSESTSPSPAPQVPKNYRYSIETLRELSKRRDSRKPPLVPCQKGDCISQLFVSRQQQPQQHHGHGQHIQQYQHMSFNESLDYVPGKRGRGHGPNKKHHDGHQQMGGSSGMGNIGSGGGGGISSSSQRHTDIIRVQLSLKEEIKLSECENAWQPGTLRRVSMAGGQDEDDDVEGVLKKVRGILNKLTPDNFEVLLKEMSSIKMDNEAKMTNVMLLIFEKTISEPNFAPTYARFCKVLFHEIKAENKSLFTSSLITRIQHEFESNVNDANAKSKKLQPTMERISQCSDPARKAELRAEMEDLEYQFRRRAWGTVRFIGELFKLQSLTNDRVLNCVESLLEHGCEEKLEYMCKLLTTVGHLLEASLPEQYQLRDRIEKIFRRIQDIINRSRGTSHRQQVHIKISSRVRFMMQDVLDLRLRNWDQPATHQSGQQAARGQRHKQHDDSKDQSHHSTSSGRGGGMNQHQQSTHHQQQKHHNQHGHDGGNYFMQKMPNKQHHENQTLSIDPSKLRFSNSSATDDSIAKLGNSSHYQWRNAGNRPVSSTQVNASTAPPPTSLLKRPGQNYRFLPYQQPPTAMGTAIAPAGGSRSNAEVDDAFDGKQCQELIIKLVEEALNTRDWKPEVLGIWRSHSGSQQSKTLLYLLTDYLHKSTVKRQQRQACGNVFAYLMDKEAVEKDIFDKAYSRFGDDFPDLLVDVPNGWGYVFEFLGPIIHSGQLDLKDIWQRRWLDDFFFAERFVHAFVSYFVHEFGAAYARKLWHNDYKLDRGQLFWSDVRKYREFVQSHSFYFLDNGPGQSQGHCKAKAPTTPRSPVEHVERIRHLLAMSCDMAIDYINTNVAINDNFVRQLTRFLCCDFALTVMTNTHNNNKSGGNSRPLQLNTESFRNSCTPLLRLCIDAQEALEIACIDEAVDSLQQHFMTEFEDEMAAGETICSTFSVLYESEVIPKESFDKWYKLEMAHSRAYRRPFIDKLRGFIEEM